The following coding sequences lie in one Capsicum annuum cultivar UCD-10X-F1 chromosome 5, UCD10Xv1.1, whole genome shotgun sequence genomic window:
- the LOC124898726 gene encoding uncharacterized protein LOC124898726, which yields MKELSFFQLKNVMGAKMRKGFKSFCNNDTSTSTLDHQTATSTRPVSSPNYIMDSTSDVRLNERGSQTTLEEMLLRLDMEENMTKLNNEYEPHVPHRMSCVNSSDILRTARNALNQYPRFSLDGKDAMYRSSFRDMSPLLSTSEDARKSIRCNRKMDMKSSQTQNMPPIIRGEKVIWCKPGVVAKLMGLEAMPMSISMHRKLNKDTFMSSFIKRQSLRKRVQRYEMENKRSRGRVVVGTGIHCGGCNPREMSRSSCSRSDYGVMKPVAIDLQEVGWPMRGEVLYKKNDGT from the coding sequence ATGAAGGAATTATCTTTCTTTCAGCTGAAAAATGTCATGGGAGCCAAGATGAGGAAAGGTTTTAAAAGCTTCTGTAATAACGATACCTCTACTTCCACACTCGATCATCAAACCGCAACCTCTACCCGTCCTGTTTCATCTCCTAATTACATCATGGACAGTACTAGTGATGTAAGGCTAAACGAAAGGGGAAGCCAGACAACATTGGAGGAGATGTTGCTCCGATTAGACATGGAGGAGAATATGACAAAGCTGAATAATGAATATGAGCCGCATGTCCCGCATAGAATGTCATGTGTCAACAGTTCTGACATTCTAAGAACAGCAAGGAACGCTTTAAATCAGTATCCCCGATTCTCCCTTGATGGCAAAGATGCCATGTACCGGTCTTCCTTCCGCGACATGTCTCCTTTACTGAGCACAAGTGAAGATGCGAGAAAATCAATACGCTGCAACCGCAAAATGGACATGAAAAGTAGTCAAACTCAAAACATGCCCCCGATAATAAGAGGAGAGAAAGTGATTTGGTGTAAACCGGGAGTCGTAGCAAAGCTGATGGGACTTGAGGCCATGCCAATGTCAATTTCGATGCATAGAAAGCTTAACAAGGATACATTCATGAGCTCATTTATCAAAAGACAAAGTCTAAGGAAAAGAGTACAAAGATACGAGATGGAGAATAAGAGATCAAGAGGAAGAGTTGTGGTGGGAACGGGAATACACTGTGGTGGATGTAACCCTAGAGAGATGAGTCGGAGCTCTTGTTCTAGAAGTGACTATGGTGTTATGAAGCCTGTGGCAATAGACCTCCAAGAAGTAGGCTGGCCAATGCGAGGCGAGGTTTTGtacaaaaaaaatgatggtaCGTAA